The Macadamia integrifolia cultivar HAES 741 chromosome 3, SCU_Mint_v3, whole genome shotgun sequence genome segment GTTTGAGACCCATTGTTGTTCGGGTCCCCTCTGGCCCTTGGTTTTGCCCTCCCTGTTCTGGCCATACTCGAGTACGAGGTGGggatttcttcttcccttctctttccctcccccttccctCTTCTAAGTTGGCATTTACCTTTGTTCGTGCATGTGTCTGTGGGTATCATTGATTGGTTTAAGGTGAAACGATGAACGGTAATGGGTATTAGAATGCATttgttgggtttaggatttccTCTGAGGCAGACGAAGATTGTCGGTTTCTTCCAGATTCAAAAACATTCTGATGCTTCTGATAAATGTGCTTCTCCTCAAGGTAAGTCCCCTCTTTTCCttctatccttttttttctctaagaGGGTTCATGTTAGGCCATGGCCTTTATCATTGTTGACATGCTAATCcaattttggaagaaaattcACAGAGATGAGGTGCTGGGTAAGCCTATAGCAGAAATGGCAAGCAGTTAACAATTATGTTTAATTACCCACAAGGGTTAGAAGACTTGAGTATCAAAGTTGAAGTGGAAGCACTTTTGGAGTGTCTTCTTCCTACAACCAATGAATATTAACTAAGAGACAAATTAAGAGAAACTTCTATTAAGCTGTTACAAAATTAGGCCCATGGGCAATCAAGGCCCAAGGGACTGCATTATCAAAGAATGAACATAATATGGAAGAGGATGCTAATAGGGTTTAAAAGCATGTTTAGGAATCAGTTAAAGAGCATACAAGATAACATAGGAGTGGTTGCAATGGTGGACAAGACAACCAGGTGTAAACTGAAATGTTTCACCCAGAACTCTTTCAGTAAGGATCTCTCTATCACTggttgaaggctgaattggattTTAATTCATAGGTTTAGAAACATTTGAAATCTGATGTATCAATTGAAGATAAAATACCCAAATAGGATTAAGAAGAAATTCCGGTTATGGACTGGAGTAAGTTTTGATAATCGTTATCATCAACGCCCTTTTTTGTTCAATGCCAAACTTTGTGTTACAACCATTTCATGAACATAGTTGTTTCTTTATCTTGCTTGATTGTCAGATACCAGGAAGCGTAGGAGGCGTTGTAAAACACTAGTTATGtataagaaaaagaggagaCTATTGCCATTTCATCCGACAGAAGATCCTAAGCGCAGGTTACAGCAAATGGGTTCCCTTGCTACTGCTTTAACAGCACTACACATGGAGTTCAGCAATGACCTAACTTACATGCCTGGCATGGCCCCAAGGTCTGCCAATCAGGCCAGGTTTGAAAAGAGTGGCATGCAGGTTTCACACCTAAATCTTCCCCTGACAAATTCTCTATTTGGTTATAGGAACTtcatatttcatttcattttaggAGTTTTAAGTGTGTTGTACTGGTTCTCTATTAGGTTCTTTGTAAGGAAGACATAGAAACATTAGAGCATTGCAGAGCCATGTGCGGAATAGGAGAATGGCCTCCACTTGTAGTAGTCTTTGATTCATGTGAAGGGTAtatgcaattttaatttcttgtcTTTGGTGGAGTATCTGGCTTGTATGCTTGTTCTAACTTAAATAAATGTTCAATGCTTTGGAGCAGTTTCACAGTGGAGGCTGATAGTCACATAAAAGATATGACATTAATCACAGAATACACAGGTGACATTGATTACATTAGGAACCGGGAACATGATGATTGTGATAGTATGATGACCCTCCTTTTAGCAAAAACTCCATCTGATAGTCTTGTTATATGCCCTGATAAACGGGGAAACATTGCTCGTTTCATCAATGGCATCAACAACCATACTCCGTAAGTCTCTCCACTGTATGTCCTGATATAATATTATTCCTATCTTAatcatgttttttgttttgtggcATTTATTCTTATATTCCATTATCTTTGTTTTCAACCTCAACtttcaatgagtttgaattttgtAGAACTCTATATTTCTATTTGATagcaatttttttccaaatatgTTCAATCCTATGGTGCCTTAAAAGGTGTCCCTTTGTTGCAGGGAGGGCAAGAAGAAGCAGAATCTTAAATGCGTCAGGTATAATGTGAATGGTGAATGCCGTGTCCTATTGGTTGCCATTCGTGATATTGCTAAGGGGGAGAGACTATACTACAATTACAATGGATATGAGCATGAATATCCAACTCATCATTTTGTCTGAGTTTCTCTATAACTCCAGTCATTAGATCAAAGAAGTCTATGAATTTGACAAGATGGTTTAAATCTGGATCCTCCTCTGGGATTTATTTTAACACTGGCATCGATTCTTTCATCACTTATTAACTCATTGTGTTCTGAAACCAGCTTCATTCATTTGctgatatatatttttctagGACACATTGTATATGTCATACGTAGCCAGCTCATTCTTGGCCATGACAGGGTAGGACTGACTAGGGGAGTTTGTATTTCTTGGTTCTATGAAATTTAGttccttgaaacttttttttccaAGACGTAGTTGTCGATTTGAACTTGCTTCCGACATTACATTTATCCTTAGAAGCTTTGCTTTCCCTTCTACTTGTCCCATATGTTTGCAGCTCTGCCAATTTGAACACTAAATTTGACCTTCCATAATGAAATTAGAGTTTGATACATGGTTCTCTACTATTAAGATGGAAATAACTGTGGCAGAATCCTTTGTCAGAGGCACATAAGAATCTCATTCTAAAACATGCTTGGTCACCAGAAAATTTGGATTCATATTGGAGCTTCTATTAGGTAAAAGTTCTTTGTTCTCTAGTCCAAGTTTTCAATGAGCTGCAAAATCAGTCTTATCTTATTATGATCTTTTCTTTCATGTGCCACTTCCTGAATGTTCTGGTAAATTACTtgtcaagattttatttttctaataattaATTTCATTGTAAACCTGCCTATTTGATTCTTCTGATAATTTAGgtttgtgtttggtatgcattctcaaaATAGATTGAGTCTAGAATACATTCTGAAACACACTCCTCTATTTTCTCACTTCAGATTGTGTTCTAAATCCACAATCTATTCCGAGAATGCATAAGAAACACAGCCTTAGTTTGTAGAGTCTCTGGCATCTTGTTGCCAAATTCTGGGATCAAGTGGTCAGGAACCCTAAGAAATGCTCTTTCTTCATGGGCCTACCAATGGGTCTCAATTTTGAGAAACCCTTGTACCGTGTGGCCTATTCTTAAGCTGGCAAGTGATGTGCTATACTTGATAGACAATGCTCGAAACAAAAGAAGATTTGATAGGCAAAACACTGTGCTGGACATGGGAAGGAATAAGGATGACCAAGAAGTAACCAAAAAAGTGAGAGATCCCAACAACAACAGCAAGAAGAAAATGTGCCCAACCCAATCCTTGATTCCCTCGTAATCTGAAACTGATTGGTTTTGTCTGGACCCACGCCCACCCAGTTCTAAGTTATAACCAAACCCACGGGCGGCAGGGGTGGGTTCCCTGGAGTGGACCATTTCCTGGTTCATTGCCCAATTTGTTGACCAACGTGGGGTTCTCATTAGTTTGGTAGTGAAAAAATCAATGGTGAGATAGATACCCGCAACAATCGATAATGGACAATACAATCCTTCTCTATCAAATGGACCCACCATGTCTGCCACATGCTAGGCATGAACGCCACTGGGTCTgggtgtagagagagagagagagagagagagtattaaaATGAAGATAATGTTGAGGAGCCATGATTCTTCACTGAACTGAACTCATCTCATCTTGTATGTATGTAAAAAAGGAGACGGTTGGAGTTTCTTCAGCTACGCCGTCATGCTTATGTTGAAACCAAACCTTATAAACAGCAAAGTTTGAAACGTAGAAACTACTGATTATGCATGGCCGgatgacctctctctctctctctctctcgctacTGTTTCGGGGTGTTCTCACAAGCTTCACACGGGTGAGGACATAACACAATCACACAACCCCACGAAAATGACGCAGAACCTACATGGACTCTTTCATCGATCGAAACCTAACAACCATCATCTACACACAATATAGCTGGCCCTTACCAAATATATAGCTCTATCTTACGTACTCTTGTTTTCATTATTCTCCATCTTCCATCCCTTATTCCATTATGCCTCCTTGTCCACTTGCCCCTCCCTCTCATCCAATATGGATGGTAATGGGGGCTTTCTTCTACAGTCATTTGCTGGGTTTTGGCTCCATCTTGGGATGTGAGAGCTAACAAAACTCCGGAATGTGGGTCCATTCATGTTTGGCTGTTCGACCTAAAATGGTAACTCATCTTGTCCTATAACATGACCTGCCACAGGTCATGCAGGAAGGACTCGGGAGTCTGGACCATGGTTCTAATTGATCCTAATTCATTATTTGTTCGatatgattttgattcaaattacATATATAATCCTCGGAACTAAGTTTTCCTTTCAACGGTGGAGTGTCCATGGGTGACCTGTTTATGACATGTTTATAGTCCATTTATACACAATTAGTCTGTTTAAAGATCAATTATAGCTTGATTAACTTGACCCTGATTACATACTACTAACCAATCGGATATAAATGGGTCCACACGTAGCCTCAAACTGATTGTGATTGATTTGATGAGACCAAAGAATCGATATCCTTAGATATGATCATGTGATTGGACTCTTGAATTTTGATATAGAACGGATTCTGACCCACGTATCCACCCCTAAACGGCTAAACCCATCTCATCATCCGAAGACTAAGAACGAACCGTGGGACCGATGACGATTCCTAAACAGCGAATATAGGGAGGGACAAAGTTCAAGGTAACgagtgatgactgatgagtcgcCACGACTCACTGCACTACTAGCTGAAACGCCCCGCACCTGCATCTTCCCAGTTCCATTGCGACGTTTTCGTTCGTTGGATTATAATATTGTTTAAACGCAGGAACGCATATCACGTGCCACGTAACCTCATTAAACACGTGCTCTGTTATGCCTCACGCTCATTAGTCGTTACTTCTTTTTCACTCCATTTCCTCCCTTGCTAGAGTTCCGCGTATCACGGTaacccccctctctctcccactcttcACTTGGTAAATTACTATGTTATCCCTTACCTGTGTATCCAACTAATAGTGAGGAATTTACAATGTTACCCAGTACAGTATATCTATTGTCCTACCGCACAAATTCATGCTGCCATCAAGAGTGTGTTAAGTCAAAAATTCGATGCTGTAGAGGTGTGTTGCATCCACGTGATATTGTTCGTTTTGGCCTGAAGCCTCTACAGTTTTAAAATGTGTCCACATGGAAAGCATTGACCTGATAAACCACAAACTCTCGCGACATTTAAACTATGTGGGACTATCCTAGTCACCCCTAAgattaccttttaccgcaacGAGTATCCTTCTAATGAAACTATAAGTGAAGAGTCATTATCCTTCATGTAATGGGAAGCTGATCTGATCTTCTCCTGATACATGAAGGCATCTCCATGTACAATCTATACTAGATCTGATCAACTGCCCATTTTATCTCCTTTACTTTCTTGACAGTCCATCTTCGTCACAGTAGTCATTGAGTGGCATGTTTTGATCCTCTTTCCAATTATTTAGAAAAAGTGAGTCATCGGTTCAAGTACAAGATACTATCTTTGTCCCCTAAATAATTACACATCAACCCATAATTGCAGCCACCCAGTTGCAAGAGCGGCGGCCTACCAATTGAGCTATATCCCCTTAGCCAAGTGGAGCATGCATGAAGAAGTCAAAtaattctttcattcttttcctTTGGAGTAGTTGGGCCATCCTGGACTTGAACTATAGCCGTCGACCATGAAGTAAACCATCCCACCTAATACAACGAAATCGTACTTGAATCGTTGTGATACATAAAGCTTCTCCGGAACCCCACGAGAAGCTAATCCAGGTCTCAAAAAAGAGTAGGTAGGTGGCAGTTGAATTGGGAGGGGTAGTTTGGTCATTTCGAAAGGCCAGGCAATGCATGAAGAAAGCCTATACGATGTGGACACGTATCTACTTGGGAGTCACCCTTTGATTGCCTTTTATACCAACATAACcactcctccctcctccctcctccctcctccctcctccctccatctttccccttcttcagttcttcttcatcttcttggtGATATCGATCAGTTCATCGATCGTAATGTTCACAACAGGAATAGGTGAGAAGATGCTTCAATGCCCATCAAGGCCAATGGTTATGGACCGAAGATGGAAGACCAGCGCAGAGATAGCTCCCAATTGCCCTCGCTGCGCCTCTCCCAACACCAAATTCTGCTACTACAACAACTATAGCCTCTCCCAGCCTCGTTACTTCTGCAAAGGCTGCCGAAGGTACTGGACCAAAGGTGGTTCTCTCCGTAACGTACCCGTTGGCGGTGGTTGCCGTAAAAACCGCCGCTCCACCAAGTCCGCCACCAGGAATTCCCCTCCGGTAGATGGTGTCTCCCTCACGTTCTGTCGCTCACTCACCTCTTTTAGTTCTACTAATTCTGATTCATATCCTGTCCAACACCCACCCACTACTACTACTTCTAGTACTTCTCACGGTACTGCCACTGACACTGAAGCTCCGAATATTGATCTTGCGGCCGTGTTCGCCAAGTTcttgaatcagaatcagaacTCTTGTTTCGATCCTGGGCTAGCTCCAGAATTGCCTGGTCATGATCAAGTGGTGGAGGTGCATTCTCCTTTCAGCTTAACGGGTTCCTCTTCCGACCTTCCGAGTCATGAATCCCTAGTACCCAATATTCAATTCCCAGAAGAACAATTAGCCCATCAGGACTTTCACTTGACGGGAGATTTCGAATTCGGATTGAAGGATCAAGCTTGCAGGATTCCACAGTTTATAGATTATGATCCAAATAATTACGGGTTAGAATCAATGTTGAGCGACGAATTCAGTCAAGGGATGGATTTATGGTCGGAAATTGCTCCGGCAACGGCAGCGTTGCAGAATTTTTCATGGCAGACGACGTCGCAGATACAGTGGTTGGAATCCATCGTCCCGTCTCCTGCAGATCATCATAATTTTGCGTGCCATCCTCATGTACCACTCAACGATCATTGGAGTTCCTTTGATCTGTCAAGCACTGGTGTTTTCTCATCAAGGCCTTAATTGTCTCAAGTCTAATGGCTACTCTAAACATACacagatttttcattttttcccatGAAAGGACTTCTTGATGTTACTGATTACTACTTACTGTACCATGTTAAAGGAACAATCTCTGAATCTCTTTGTAAGAGAGAGATGATCTACTTTGTACTTTGTATTGGAAAAAGATAAACTGATCTCAATAGAAATTAACAATAAAACCCACCAAATTCTTCTCCAACCATACTCTTTTACTGTTCATGTTGTCCTAGTGCAGATCTCATAAACTATGTTGAGAAAAATCTTTAGCCAaataatcaaaattcaaaagtcTTCTCTTTCACTGTTCATGTCATATGAGTTCACTAGCAAACGGGTTTATCATTCATGGGAGGAAGTAATGGTTGAGGTCCAAGAGGAacagagcgagagagagagagtgtaggATTAGAAGTCACGTATACCAGGTGCACGTTAGGCTAGTGCGGTCTGTGAACGATCCTCATTGTAGGCAGTAAGCTTATGTGAGAATAAAAAAAGGTAGACACAAAGGAAACTCATCTAGGGGAGTAAAACTCATTGTAAAAGGGTCTAACTTAAAACCTTAAGGTATTAAGAGAGAGCTCCTCAAATATATGAAAGCACCGATGATCATAATAATCAAATGTGGGACTATCACTCCCAACATCTCATATTCCCCCCTCATgtatacatgaaaaaaaaacttaagaagGATAAGAAACGACCCGAGCTTTGACATTATATTAGAGAGTCTAATCTAAAACCTAAAAGCATTATGTGGAGAGGTCTCCTTAAGTATACGAAACAATGTAGGATTATAACTCTATAACTCCAACATCTCACACTTAGgaataaaaaaatctgaaaaaccACAGACTTAGCTATGTAAACTTCTTCTTCCTAGTTGAAAAAGTATTGAAATACTTTTTAGGAACTACGATCCAAGGTGACTCCCGGTCATTCCTGTCAATTTGATACACATCTAAATAtaattaaacaagaagaaagttttccttcgaCGTGTAGAGAAGGTTTTCCCAAAAATCCTAGGGTTATTATTACTTTCCTAATAATTGAAGGTCTGAAATGCCCTCCTTTActttttaacatctatcctatggcaatgaaaaaaataaaaaataaaaaataaaaaatgataagcTTCTATGAAGAAATACTTCCTTCTCCATGGATGAATCACCTTCattaaacaaaaacaaagataaaCTGAAAAGGTACAAATATAttacagaaaaaagaaagaaaagaaagaaagggtagagGCCACTTACACCTTGGGTGGTGTAGACCATGACATGCAGGGCCAAGCGTAATTAGTCTTTATAATATCCAAATCCGGAAGTAGTGAGAATCATGCCAAGCTGAAATTGGTTGATGGTCCCCCATCTAGATCGATCTCACATTGACGTTTCATTAGGAAGCTCATCAAAGACTCTATCACAGCTGCTTGGGTGGGCAATAAGTTGGGTTGGGTTCGTAAGGGTTCTTTTTGGTTTGTGCCATACAACAACCCTACAACCACCATTTTATAATTAGTAGCATAGGAGGTGTCAACCGTTTGGTTCAGCTCAATTTCATGGACTGGAGCTGAACTGAACCGGTTTTAGGCATATGTTGGGCCAAGCTGAAGCCGAACCATTAAGGTGAAGTTTGGTTTCGAATGGtttaattttgatccaatttgattctggtttgctatttgttttcttttacgGGTTGTTCTCGGTCTCTACTGTGGatttttgttaatttgtttagatttttattttctagataaGGTTAGGGCACGTGACCCGCTCCAAGAAAACTAGCGGTTAACAGACACTTAGGAGGGGGGACAGCCATGAGTGAGGGACATTTCACTACGAGGGGGAGAGGGAGACACATGGTTGCATAACCCGAAACTGTGCCAGCCAATtccttattttttgtatttaaaaaagAGGAAAACTTTCCCATAACACTAGAGTGTAGTTTTTCTCTcacataaatatttttatttttttctttcaccctTTCGTAATATGTGGGAATATGTGGGTCCCATGTGAATTATTCCTTTTCAAGGACAATTATTGGTATAAGACGGGTGGATTCCTCCGAAACCCTCTTCCTAGATTGAGTTTCCTATTCAACTGTGTAGTACTGTAGTGTACACTAGCTCTTCCATGTGTCTATCTATCTCCTCCCACAATAGGTGTATATATATTGTTTCATAGGAGAgcggagagagatagacattgATAGGTGTTAAAATACAGTACACACGATGCGTATCAacgttctttttcccaaaaagataatgaaaaaactttTGTTGGGTTTTTGGATTTCCATTTTGTTCAAATTTCCATGGGTTGATAATTCATCAGTTGCTTCTTCGGAGGACCTTTCAAACTCTCTAGCATTTTCGAATCTTGATATTGAGACGAATTCTGAGGAAGGTACTCCATTTCTTCATATCTCAGATTGGCATGCAGCTTCTTCAATTGATCTCTCTAGTGGAAGAGACAGAATTGAAAGATACTAAGTTGATTCAACATGTTAACGATTCATAGGAAATGCCATGTGAAGAATCTGATGGTCATACCATTTATACTGGATGGAGCAACCGTATCAAATTTGCCCCATACTACCTTCGCTCTAAGCAATGGAAAACTTAATTGGCATTGTCCTGTTGGTCCATGTATTTTTTTTCGTTTGCCTCATCTGAGGACAGTCTGGTGTTTTTAG includes the following:
- the LOC122073465 gene encoding dof zinc finger protein DOF1.2-like, with amino-acid sequence MFTTGIGEKMLQCPSRPMVMDRRWKTSAEIAPNCPRCASPNTKFCYYNNYSLSQPRYFCKGCRRYWTKGGSLRNVPVGGGCRKNRRSTKSATRNSPPVDGVSLTFCRSLTSFSSTNSDSYPVQHPPTTTTSSTSHGTATDTEAPNIDLAAVFAKFLNQNQNSCFDPGLAPELPGHDQVVEVHSPFSLTGSSSDLPSHESLVPNIQFPEEQLAHQDFHLTGDFEFGLKDQACRIPQFIDYDPNNYGLESMLSDEFSQGMDLWSEIAPATAALQNFSWQTTSQIQWLESIVPSPADHHNFACHPHVPLNDHWSSFDLSSTGVFSSRP
- the LOC122074624 gene encoding probable Histone-lysine N-methyltransferase ATXR5; the protein is MAPSNPTSISTSQKIFPFKGSDTKCKEAIRSLPLFRAHKKYKSLKEIMEMAPYAVIPRDYSDAGCEECGSGDRAEVMLLCDKCDKGFHMFCLRPIVVRVPSGPWFCPPCSGHTRVRGFPLRQTKIVGFFQIQKHSDASDKCASPQDTRKRRRRCKTLVMYKKKRRLLPFHPTEDPKRRLQQMGSLATALTALHMEFSNDLTYMPGMAPRSANQARFEKSGMQVLCKEDIETLEHCRAMCGIGEWPPLVVVFDSCEGFTVEADSHIKDMTLITEYTGDIDYIRNREHDDCDSMMTLLLAKTPSDSLVICPDKRGNIARFINGINNHTPEGKKKQNLKCVRYNVNGECRVLLVAIRDIAKGERLYYNYNGYEHEYPTHHFV